A stretch of the Prochlorococcus marinus str. MIT 0918 genome encodes the following:
- a CDS encoding DUF1499 domain-containing protein, protein MALTNLDNLPECQLSSNCVRAEWTFPDNNLAYSKLVSIASSMPRVSILENTENYWHGVIRSLIFRFPDDLEILRISSKDIIQVRSASRIGLGDLGVNRKRLDKLHANLKQAL, encoded by the coding sequence ATGGCTTTAACAAATTTGGACAATCTACCTGAATGTCAACTCTCTAGTAACTGTGTTCGAGCAGAGTGGACTTTTCCTGATAATAACTTGGCTTATAGTAAATTAGTTAGCATCGCATCCTCTATGCCTAGAGTTTCGATATTAGAAAATACAGAAAATTATTGGCATGGGGTTATTAGAAGTTTGATTTTTAGATTTCCAGATGATCTGGAAATTCTTAGAATTTCCTCTAAAGACATTATTCAAGTCAGATCTGCATCTAGAATTGGTTTAGGTGATCTAGGTGTTAACCGAAAAAGATTAGATAAATTACATGCAAACCTTAAGCAGGCATTGTAG